The Caulifigura coniformis genome includes a region encoding these proteins:
- a CDS encoding type II and III secretion system protein family protein, with protein sequence MLGAASAFLSEAAIAQGPWAPPAVQQHYPAHTVIQRSASPVQQTVGHLPVDPRAGLDDRIESMPRVDQKLEVIHHRSQLVRTRTPITRTMASASGVIDIVPYSDTEFSILGLQLGMTDLLIWFENDPEPLKYAVTVIRDPELEDRRRIDYGKIERKLQILYPNSKVWLIPLSRRVIVRGQARDPEEATRIMQTVRLEVANLEYAGRNIGDDYVSGAAYDAGAGGAGTGLANGYNNLLNSFVVDELRVPGEFQVKVRVRIAELSHMQLRRYGADLGVAFNDGQNIIRSSMAQVPVISGMFDNGNVNCLLDALAVNGTAKIIEDATFVTLSGEPAAFLAGGEFAVPTTVGIGGAAAATTTFRGYGTSVIATPTVIDNDRFRLQVVAELSALNNQSAVAGIPGLNVKRVQTRVELQEGQTIVLGGLYGRTQRADVSRIPFLGEIPVIGTWMFNTKKATEDENELLIVVTPELVRAIDSDQQPPLPGFHVTHPDCYDFWKYNRTEGNPDLGHYQMLPYGHGESYAQDVGYNVFNPAPAPGGMAPQSGFAAGGYQSMPAPPQNGGYAAPGQGPVFAPSGVPPQPTMAPSPAPQQVGPGPQAYRGMNRGPVQQTAGVRGVPRQGVRPSYNR encoded by the coding sequence ATGCTCGGCGCCGCTTCGGCTTTCCTTTCAGAGGCCGCAATCGCCCAGGGCCCCTGGGCGCCTCCTGCTGTCCAGCAGCACTACCCTGCGCACACCGTCATCCAGCGCAGCGCCTCTCCCGTCCAGCAGACGGTCGGTCACCTGCCGGTCGATCCGCGCGCCGGACTCGATGACCGCATCGAATCGATGCCCCGCGTCGACCAGAAGCTCGAAGTCATCCACCACCGCAGCCAGCTCGTCCGCACTCGCACGCCCATCACCCGCACGATGGCCTCGGCATCCGGCGTCATCGACATTGTGCCCTACAGCGACACTGAGTTCTCCATTCTCGGCCTCCAGCTTGGCATGACGGACCTGCTGATCTGGTTCGAAAATGATCCCGAGCCGCTGAAGTATGCCGTCACGGTCATCCGCGACCCGGAACTCGAGGACCGGCGTCGGATCGACTATGGCAAGATCGAACGCAAGCTGCAGATCCTCTATCCCAACAGCAAGGTGTGGCTGATTCCGCTCAGCCGCCGGGTCATCGTTCGCGGCCAGGCCCGTGATCCCGAGGAAGCGACCCGGATCATGCAGACCGTCCGCCTCGAGGTGGCGAACCTCGAATACGCCGGACGGAACATTGGCGACGACTACGTGAGCGGCGCCGCCTATGACGCGGGAGCCGGCGGAGCCGGGACTGGTCTCGCCAACGGATACAACAACCTGCTCAATTCGTTCGTCGTCGACGAACTCCGCGTGCCGGGTGAGTTCCAGGTGAAGGTCCGCGTGCGGATCGCCGAGCTCAGCCACATGCAGCTGCGCCGCTACGGCGCCGACCTGGGCGTCGCCTTCAACGACGGACAGAACATCATTCGCAGTTCGATGGCCCAGGTGCCGGTCATCTCGGGCATGTTCGATAACGGCAACGTCAACTGCCTGCTCGATGCCCTCGCCGTCAACGGCACCGCCAAGATCATCGAAGATGCGACCTTCGTGACCCTCAGCGGCGAGCCGGCGGCATTCCTCGCCGGTGGTGAATTCGCGGTCCCGACCACGGTCGGCATCGGCGGGGCCGCCGCCGCGACGACGACGTTCCGCGGTTACGGCACCTCCGTGATTGCGACGCCCACGGTGATTGACAACGATCGCTTCCGCCTGCAGGTCGTGGCCGAACTCAGTGCCCTCAACAACCAGAGCGCCGTCGCCGGTATCCCTGGACTGAACGTGAAACGGGTGCAGACCCGCGTCGAGCTTCAGGAAGGCCAGACCATTGTCCTCGGTGGCCTCTATGGACGGACTCAGCGGGCGGATGTCTCACGCATCCCGTTCCTCGGCGAGATCCCGGTCATCGGCACCTGGATGTTCAACACGAAGAAGGCGACCGAAGACGAGAACGAACTGCTGATCGTCGTCACGCCCGAACTCGTGCGGGCCATCGACTCCGATCAGCAGCCTCCACTGCCCGGTTTCCACGTCACTCATCCCGATTGCTACGACTTCTGGAAGTACAACCGGACGGAAGGCAATCCCGACCTCGGACACTACCAGATGCTGCCCTACGGGCATGGCGAGTCATACGCCCAGGACGTCGGCTACAACGTGTTCAATCCCGCCCCGGCTCCCGGGGGGATGGCCCCTCAGTCCGGATTCGCCGCGGGCGGATACCAGTCGATGCCGGCTCCCCCGCAAAACGGCGGATACGCCGCTCCCGGGCAGGGACCGGTGTTTGCTCCGAGCGGCGTGCCTCCGCAGCCGACCATGGCCCCGTCGCCCGCTCCCCAGCAGGTCGGACCTGGCCCACAGGCCTACCGCGGCATGAATCGCGGACCGGTCCAGCAGACGGCTGGCGTTCGCGGTGTCCCCCGACAGGGCGTTCGCCCCTCGTACAACCGCTGA
- the dnaE gene encoding DNA polymerase III subunit alpha, whose protein sequence is MSRPFAHLHCHTHYSLLDGATKIPDLIKQVQALGMNSCAITDHGNLYGALEFYQKGRDAGINPIIGYEAYIAPGSRRDRSATKMKDASFHLTLLAMNATGFKNLVRMASSAYLDGYHYRPRIDKELLAGHHEGIICLSGCASSELSRSLLAEEREKAEKLVNWYVELFGDRFYMEIQDAGVEIQQSCAEATIDLANRMGLPLVATNDAHYLCQDNASMHDVLLCVNTKSVVTDQNRMKMTTDQLFVRSPDQMYDAFPRQSEAVARSQEIANRCDIQLDLKTRHFPVFAPPPGKSDVEYLKDVAYDGLKWRYGDAPEQKFIDRLEFELGVIERMGFASYFLIVWDFARFARSKGIPCSARGSACGAIVAYVLGLSDVCPIQYDLLFERFLDPNRSEAPDIDIDFCQDRRELVIQYVKEKYGYDNVAQIGTFGTLKAKAAVRDVCRALGVDLKRADAIAKMVPDELNIKLKDALTKSADLGNEYERDPQIKEVIDFAMAIEGLAKSAGTHAAGVVIADKPLSEYVPLQRLPGKQDVLTQWTDVEKAGLLKMDFLGLRNLTILDKSVQNVKKHHGIEIIPKDLPLDDKETFALLQRGETKGIFQLESGGMRDLLTKMRPDQFADIIATSALYRPGPLEGGMVMTYVNCKHGREPIPTVHPIVDEVLAETYGVMVYQEQVMRILNRLGGIELASSYKCIKAISKKKLAEIAKYREDFIVGAQDKGMAKEKAEELFGLIEKFAGYGFNKSHSTAYGAIAYQTAYFKAHYPAEFMAALLSCGMESTERISEHSDDARRMKLAILPPNVNLSDLEFSVITDEKYAQLVPPEAANGKSAGKKKPKADAMQLAPEEIKGRIAFGLGAVRGVGAACMQAIAEERNANGAYKNIYDLTERIDPKILTKGNLEILIKAGALDCFAAQGTRAQHFEAVDRAIQSATSKQRDKARGQKSLFGGDDEGPSTSGGSPMVDASLPTVEDWTHSQKLAFEKEVLGFYMTSHPLTEFADQLGQYSSQKVKELHGLGDGKDVLIGGMIGAIKLATTKQPSRNGHSRYANFDLEDPTGIVRCICWPEDYARLGELIKSESVVLVKGRVDSRGREPNIIANKIYTMADAEKEFTKQVIVKFSRGYHTEQDMKRTRDVLGRYPGKTPVMLFVDTWEDSRSNGHENGNGNGHDDSAAGRTALRCIVTTPMSVTCSPDLRRDLVDSLGAQGFRFLSAGE, encoded by the coding sequence ATGTCTCGTCCGTTCGCCCACCTGCATTGCCACACCCACTACAGCCTTCTCGACGGGGCGACCAAGATCCCCGACCTGATCAAGCAGGTGCAGGCCCTGGGGATGAACTCGTGTGCGATCACGGACCACGGCAATCTTTACGGGGCCCTGGAGTTCTACCAGAAGGGGCGTGACGCCGGGATCAATCCGATCATCGGGTACGAGGCCTACATCGCGCCCGGAAGCCGGCGCGATCGCAGCGCCACAAAGATGAAGGACGCGTCCTTCCACCTGACGCTGCTGGCGATGAATGCGACGGGCTTCAAGAACCTCGTCCGCATGGCGTCGTCCGCCTATCTGGACGGTTATCACTACCGCCCCCGCATCGACAAGGAACTCCTGGCCGGACACCACGAGGGGATCATCTGCCTTTCCGGCTGCGCCTCGAGCGAGCTGTCGCGCAGTCTGCTCGCCGAAGAACGCGAGAAGGCCGAGAAGCTGGTGAACTGGTACGTCGAGTTGTTCGGCGACCGCTTCTACATGGAGATCCAGGACGCGGGGGTGGAGATCCAGCAGAGCTGCGCCGAAGCGACGATCGACCTCGCGAACCGGATGGGTCTGCCGCTCGTCGCCACGAACGACGCGCACTACCTGTGCCAGGACAACGCATCGATGCACGACGTGCTGCTGTGCGTGAATACGAAGTCGGTCGTCACCGACCAGAACCGGATGAAGATGACCACGGACCAGTTGTTCGTGCGCTCGCCCGACCAGATGTACGACGCGTTCCCACGTCAAAGCGAGGCTGTCGCCCGGTCGCAGGAAATCGCGAACCGCTGCGATATCCAACTCGATCTCAAGACGCGGCACTTCCCGGTTTTCGCTCCGCCTCCCGGCAAGTCGGACGTGGAGTACCTGAAGGACGTCGCCTACGACGGCCTCAAGTGGCGTTACGGCGATGCGCCGGAGCAAAAGTTCATCGACCGGCTGGAATTCGAGCTTGGCGTCATCGAGCGAATGGGCTTCGCCAGCTACTTTCTGATCGTCTGGGATTTCGCACGCTTCGCCCGTTCGAAGGGAATTCCGTGCTCAGCGAGAGGCTCGGCCTGCGGCGCCATCGTCGCGTACGTGCTGGGACTCAGTGACGTCTGCCCGATCCAGTATGACCTGCTGTTCGAGCGGTTCCTCGACCCGAACCGCTCGGAAGCGCCCGATATCGATATCGACTTCTGCCAGGATCGCCGTGAACTGGTCATCCAGTACGTCAAGGAGAAGTACGGCTACGACAACGTGGCCCAGATCGGCACGTTCGGAACGCTCAAGGCGAAGGCCGCGGTCCGCGACGTGTGCCGCGCCCTGGGCGTCGATCTCAAGCGTGCGGACGCCATCGCGAAGATGGTTCCGGATGAGCTGAACATCAAGCTGAAAGACGCGCTCACCAAGAGCGCGGACCTCGGCAACGAATACGAGCGGGACCCGCAGATCAAGGAAGTGATTGACTTCGCGATGGCGATCGAGGGCCTTGCGAAGAGCGCCGGGACTCACGCCGCTGGCGTCGTGATCGCCGACAAGCCGCTCTCGGAATACGTGCCTCTGCAGCGTCTTCCGGGGAAGCAGGACGTACTCACCCAGTGGACGGACGTCGAAAAGGCGGGTCTGCTGAAGATGGACTTCCTGGGTCTCAGGAACCTGACGATTCTCGACAAGTCGGTCCAGAACGTCAAAAAGCACCACGGGATCGAAATCATCCCGAAGGACCTGCCGCTCGACGACAAGGAGACCTTCGCGCTCCTGCAGCGCGGCGAGACGAAGGGAATTTTCCAACTCGAATCCGGGGGTATGCGGGACCTCCTGACCAAGATGCGTCCCGACCAGTTTGCGGACATCATCGCCACCTCGGCGCTCTATCGCCCGGGGCCGCTGGAAGGCGGCATGGTGATGACGTATGTGAACTGCAAGCACGGCCGCGAGCCGATCCCGACCGTTCACCCGATCGTCGATGAAGTCCTGGCCGAGACCTACGGGGTCATGGTGTACCAGGAACAGGTCATGCGAATCCTGAACCGGCTTGGAGGGATCGAGCTGGCCAGTTCGTACAAGTGCATCAAGGCCATCTCGAAGAAGAAGCTGGCGGAGATCGCGAAGTACCGCGAAGACTTCATTGTGGGCGCCCAGGACAAGGGCATGGCCAAGGAGAAGGCGGAAGAACTCTTCGGGCTGATCGAGAAGTTTGCCGGCTACGGTTTCAACAAGTCGCACTCGACCGCGTACGGCGCCATCGCCTACCAGACGGCGTACTTCAAGGCGCATTATCCCGCGGAGTTCATGGCGGCGCTGCTGTCGTGCGGGATGGAATCGACGGAGCGAATCTCGGAACACTCGGACGACGCCCGGCGCATGAAGCTGGCGATCCTGCCGCCGAACGTGAATCTGAGCGACCTCGAGTTCAGCGTCATCACCGACGAGAAGTATGCGCAGCTCGTTCCCCCCGAGGCGGCCAACGGCAAATCGGCCGGCAAGAAGAAGCCGAAAGCCGATGCGATGCAGCTCGCCCCCGAGGAGATCAAGGGGCGGATCGCGTTCGGCCTGGGGGCGGTTCGCGGTGTCGGCGCGGCGTGCATGCAGGCGATCGCTGAAGAACGAAATGCCAACGGCGCTTACAAAAACATCTACGATCTCACCGAGCGGATCGACCCGAAGATCCTGACCAAGGGAAACCTCGAAATCCTGATCAAGGCGGGCGCTCTCGATTGCTTCGCCGCCCAGGGAACCCGCGCCCAGCATTTCGAGGCGGTCGATCGCGCGATTCAATCCGCGACATCCAAGCAACGCGACAAGGCGCGGGGGCAGAAATCGCTGTTTGGCGGCGACGACGAGGGGCCGTCAACATCGGGAGGAAGTCCGATGGTCGATGCGTCGCTTCCGACCGTCGAAGACTGGACACACAGCCAGAAGCTCGCCTTCGAGAAAGAGGTGCTCGGCTTCTACATGACGTCCCACCCGCTGACGGAGTTTGCCGACCAGCTCGGGCAGTACAGCTCGCAGAAGGTCAAGGAACTGCACGGCCTCGGCGACGGGAAGGACGTCCTGATTGGCGGAATGATCGGGGCCATCAAACTGGCGACGACCAAGCAGCCCAGCCGCAACGGCCACAGCCGCTACGCCAATTTCGATCTCGAAGATCCCACCGGCATTGTCCGCTGCATCTGCTGGCCGGAGGACTATGCCCGCCTGGGCGAGCTCATCAAGTCGGAATCGGTCGTGCTGGTGAAGGGGCGTGTCGATTCCCGGGGTCGCGAACCGAACATCATCGCCAACAAGATCTATACGATGGCCGATGCCGAGAAGGAGTTCACGAAGCAGGTGATTGTCAAATTCAGCCGGGGTTACCACACCGAGCAGGATATGAAGCGCACCCGGGACGTCCTGGGGCGCTATCCGGGCAAGACGCCCGTCATGCTGTTCGTGGACACCTGGGAAGATTCCAGATCGAACGGCCACGAGAACGGAAACGGAAACGGGCATGATGACAGCGCCGCGGGGCGGACTGCCCTGCGGTGCATCGTGACGACGCCGATGAGCGTCACCTGCTCGCCGGATCTGCGCCGTGACCTCGTCGACAGCCTTGGCGCGCAGGGATTCCGGTTCCTGTCGGCGGGGGAATAG
- a CDS encoding HisA/HisF-related TIM barrel protein codes for MNEALRSRLLPVLDVKGGQVVRGVAGRRDEYRPIVSRLTDSVEPGGVLLALAHAFGFTRFYIADLDAICDRRSRLGDLTHVQAYGVELDVDLGIQSPEDLERLVAIPGLRPIIGLESIGSRDQFSAVLSDVDCERLVFSLDLMNGRPIATPDWPTSAIEVASIAVEAGIRSLTVLDLAAVGTGQGCPTLPLCRAIRSRWPELEVITGGGVRGEQDVLDAVAAGADRVLVASALHDGRIR; via the coding sequence ATGAATGAGGCGCTGCGGAGCCGCCTCCTGCCGGTTCTTGATGTGAAAGGAGGCCAGGTCGTCCGCGGCGTTGCCGGCCGGCGAGACGAGTACCGGCCGATCGTTTCCCGCCTGACCGATTCCGTTGAGCCGGGCGGGGTCCTGCTGGCCCTGGCACACGCGTTCGGCTTCACGCGGTTCTACATCGCCGACCTCGATGCCATCTGCGATCGCAGGTCCCGGCTGGGCGACTTGACACACGTCCAGGCGTACGGCGTTGAACTGGACGTCGATCTCGGAATCCAATCGCCCGAAGATCTCGAACGGCTCGTCGCCATTCCGGGACTTCGTCCCATCATCGGGCTCGAATCGATCGGATCACGCGATCAGTTCTCCGCAGTCCTTTCGGACGTTGACTGCGAGCGCCTCGTCTTCAGCCTGGATTTGATGAACGGCCGCCCCATCGCGACACCGGACTGGCCGACGTCTGCGATCGAAGTGGCATCCATCGCGGTCGAGGCCGGAATTCGGAGCCTGACGGTGCTCGATCTGGCGGCCGTCGGAACCGGGCAGGGGTGTCCCACGCTGCCGCTCTGCAGGGCCATTCGATCGCGCTGGCCCGAGCTCGAAGTGATCACCGGCGGGGGCGTTCGCGGCGAGCAGGATGTCCTTGACGCCGTGGCTGCCGGGGCCGACCGGGTGCTCGTCGCTTCCGCGCTTCACGACGGCCGGATCCGCTGA
- a CDS encoding DUF4198 domain-containing protein, producing MLPRALLLLVVVFAGRVCHAQPDEAMLRLPVQVRLPDGSAAAAARICLMQFKQPRIVVETDSKGVAFLESNFVLTPTLAVESQDHRFNALVSVPQSDVRRLCQSAFSATLNPTVPMRVKVTRDGVPVDDAEVARGKGFVHVRTDGQGIATLPMSPPAIDTYVMVWHPEKGIGSAVLPAGTAVPPTVEVSLEPPVERKIRLLNQFDMPIADRRLAAQVLLSLNSEPKRRFFLSEEFPMTACRTDADGRASFLWASPRRRPYYELFDAPDWSMDGEPHSDAEPDPDSKILHVLHARARVTLFGELLVPDGLEKRGMLIRAVSDGVGSSFDYCSARSDDDGKFRLHVTPGHTYALAVEDSEWASDVQNPVFIPNPPELPPVLKPLEIVPAVPLEVIVTSKKTGRPIPQQFVEIGRRVVIERDGEHGRLLATWWKTDQAGRVRTGIATGEYEIRVPGEGWEEKQTLSITTAAPQRVEILGP from the coding sequence ATGCTCCCTCGCGCGCTCCTGCTGCTCGTGGTGGTTTTCGCGGGACGGGTGTGCCACGCCCAGCCGGACGAGGCGATGCTGCGGCTCCCCGTGCAGGTCCGATTGCCGGACGGGTCCGCCGCTGCTGCTGCGAGAATCTGCCTTATGCAGTTCAAGCAGCCGCGGATCGTGGTCGAGACGGACTCGAAGGGCGTTGCGTTTCTGGAGTCAAATTTCGTTCTGACGCCAACGCTGGCGGTGGAGAGCCAGGATCACCGCTTCAATGCGCTGGTCTCGGTTCCGCAAAGCGACGTGCGTCGACTTTGTCAATCGGCTTTCTCCGCGACTCTGAATCCGACGGTTCCAATGCGCGTGAAGGTCACCCGGGACGGCGTTCCCGTCGACGACGCGGAGGTGGCACGTGGAAAAGGATTTGTTCACGTCCGCACAGACGGGCAGGGGATTGCAACGCTGCCGATGTCCCCACCCGCCATTGATACGTACGTGATGGTCTGGCATCCAGAGAAAGGAATCGGCTCCGCCGTACTGCCGGCGGGTACGGCCGTTCCGCCAACGGTTGAGGTCTCTCTGGAGCCGCCGGTTGAACGGAAGATCCGGCTGCTGAACCAGTTTGATATGCCAATTGCAGACCGCCGTCTGGCGGCCCAGGTGCTGCTCTCGCTCAATTCTGAACCGAAGCGCCGATTCTTCTTATCGGAAGAGTTTCCGATGACCGCCTGCCGGACCGACGCCGATGGTCGGGCGTCGTTCCTGTGGGCGTCACCGCGCCGTCGGCCCTACTACGAACTCTTTGATGCTCCAGACTGGTCGATGGATGGCGAGCCTCACAGCGACGCGGAGCCCGATCCCGATTCGAAGATTCTCCACGTGCTCCACGCGCGTGCAAGAGTGACACTATTCGGCGAGCTGCTTGTGCCGGACGGCCTCGAAAAGCGCGGAATGTTAATTCGGGCTGTCTCCGACGGGGTTGGCAGTTCATTCGATTACTGTTCCGCGCGGTCTGACGACGATGGCAAATTTCGCCTGCATGTGACGCCCGGGCACACTTACGCGCTGGCCGTTGAAGATTCGGAATGGGCCAGTGACGTTCAGAATCCGGTTTTCATTCCGAACCCGCCGGAGTTGCCCCCCGTACTCAAGCCGCTGGAGATCGTTCCGGCCGTGCCGCTCGAAGTCATCGTCACATCGAAGAAGACAGGCAGGCCGATCCCGCAGCAGTTCGTCGAAATCGGGCGGCGGGTTGTGATCGAACGCGACGGCGAGCATGGTCGATTGCTCGCGACGTGGTGGAAGACCGATCAAGCGGGCCGTGTCCGGACCGGCATCGCGACGGGTGAGTACGAGATCCGTGTGCCCGGAGAGGGCTGGGAGGAGAAGCAGACGCTGAGCATCACCACGGCCGCTCCGCAGAGGGTGGAGATTCTCGGACCATGA
- a CDS encoding S41 family peptidase: MRRNGFVALLAGIVLLSGLSLAVGEQKEPTSEEYYELMKVFVDTFQQIDRNYVKDVDRKQLVEAAVQGMLEKLDPYSDYISPKDLQKFTESVESEFGGVGIHVHFDEEQRNIEVMSTLPGAPAAQAGIKSGDRITEIEGKPVREFTSKQEIDTAITLLRGEPGKEVKVTIKHLAGDVTETLTLKRAIIKTDTVLGESRKPDGTWNYWLDETKKIAYLRLTNFAGRSGEEMQEILQQLKKEGMKGLILDLRFNPGGKLEAAVDIADLFLDSGLIVSTEGRNALPQKFAAKKFGTFGGFPMAVLINHYSASASEIVSAALQDHKRAVVIGERSWGKGSVQTVINMEVEGAKAALKLTTAAYHRPSGKNIHRFPESKETDEWGVMPNDGYVIPFSPAEYLAYHRYRTQRDAIRPREPLIADFVDSQLAKARDSIEKELTKPETATAVPPAPEDDKKDEKKPEAKPSDKSTTSLPVFSVPRDQAA; the protein is encoded by the coding sequence ATGCGTCGAAATGGATTTGTCGCCCTGCTGGCCGGGATCGTGCTGCTGAGCGGGCTGTCGCTCGCGGTTGGCGAGCAGAAGGAGCCAACCTCCGAAGAGTACTACGAGCTGATGAAGGTGTTCGTCGACACGTTCCAGCAGATCGACCGCAACTACGTCAAGGACGTGGACCGCAAGCAGCTGGTTGAAGCAGCGGTGCAGGGAATGCTGGAGAAGCTCGACCCGTATTCCGACTACATCAGCCCCAAGGACCTGCAGAAGTTCACCGAGTCGGTGGAGTCGGAGTTCGGCGGCGTGGGGATCCACGTCCATTTCGACGAGGAGCAGCGGAATATCGAAGTGATGTCGACGCTTCCCGGTGCTCCGGCCGCGCAGGCGGGGATCAAGTCGGGGGATCGCATCACCGAGATCGAGGGGAAGCCGGTTCGTGAATTCACGAGCAAGCAGGAGATCGACACGGCAATCACGCTGCTTCGCGGAGAGCCGGGCAAGGAAGTCAAAGTCACGATCAAGCACCTGGCGGGAGATGTCACGGAAACGCTGACTCTGAAACGGGCGATCATCAAGACCGACACCGTGCTGGGCGAGTCCCGCAAGCCGGATGGGACCTGGAACTACTGGCTCGATGAGACGAAGAAGATCGCCTATCTGCGCCTGACGAATTTCGCCGGTCGCAGCGGCGAGGAGATGCAGGAGATCCTGCAGCAGCTCAAGAAGGAGGGGATGAAGGGGCTGATTCTCGACCTGCGTTTCAATCCGGGCGGCAAGCTCGAGGCGGCGGTCGACATCGCAGACCTGTTCCTCGACTCGGGCCTGATCGTCAGCACGGAAGGGCGCAACGCCCTCCCGCAGAAATTCGCTGCGAAGAAGTTCGGTACGTTCGGCGGCTTTCCGATGGCGGTGTTGATCAACCATTACTCCGCATCCGCCAGTGAGATCGTCAGCGCGGCGCTGCAGGACCACAAACGGGCCGTCGTCATCGGCGAACGCTCGTGGGGCAAGGGGAGCGTGCAGACGGTCATCAACATGGAAGTCGAAGGGGCCAAGGCCGCGCTGAAACTGACGACGGCGGCGTACCATCGTCCCAGCGGCAAGAACATCCACCGCTTTCCGGAATCCAAAGAAACCGATGAGTGGGGCGTGATGCCGAATGACGGGTACGTGATCCCGTTCAGCCCGGCGGAATACCTGGCCTATCACCGCTATCGCACCCAGCGGGACGCCATCCGGCCCCGCGAACCGCTCATCGCAGATTTCGTGGACTCACAGCTCGCGAAGGCCCGCGACTCCATCGAAAAGGAACTGACGAAGCCCGAAACGGCGACGGCCGTTCCGCCCGCGCCCGAGGACGACAAGAAGGACGAGAAGAAGCCGGAGGCGAAACCGTCCGACAAGTCGACGACCTCGCTGCCGGTGTTCTCGGTGCCGCGCGACCAGGCGGCCTGA
- a CDS encoding nucleotidyltransferase family protein, translating to MRIFALIPAAGRSRRMRTHKLLLPVGHRRVIDHLVTALAHATDEVFVLRRSDDVDLREALACHPGVHVVEAGSDPDEMRDSVQLLLDHISRTCRPADDDGWLLSPADHPVIERTVLELLIDAFRERSTAMHLPTYHERNGHPLLAPWALARRVRELPPTEGVNALKRLPDVEVVRHPVENPSILWDLDTPEDYERLLTTLETGDE from the coding sequence ATGAGAATCTTCGCATTGATCCCCGCCGCGGGGCGCAGTCGCCGAATGCGGACTCACAAGCTCCTCCTTCCCGTCGGCCATCGGCGCGTCATCGACCACCTTGTCACCGCGTTGGCACACGCAACCGACGAAGTGTTCGTCCTTCGTCGAAGCGATGACGTGGACCTGCGAGAGGCGCTGGCCTGCCACCCGGGCGTCCATGTGGTGGAGGCCGGGAGCGACCCGGACGAAATGCGGGACAGCGTGCAACTGCTTCTCGACCACATTTCGCGAACGTGCCGGCCGGCTGACGACGACGGTTGGCTGCTCTCTCCGGCGGACCACCCGGTCATCGAGCGAACTGTGCTCGAACTGCTGATTGATGCCTTTCGCGAGCGTTCGACTGCGATGCACCTTCCCACGTATCACGAACGCAACGGCCATCCCCTCCTGGCGCCATGGGCATTGGCCCGTCGGGTCCGCGAGCTTCCCCCGACAGAGGGCGTCAACGCACTCAAACGCCTCCCAGACGTGGAAGTCGTCCGACATCCCGTCGAGAATCCCTCGATTCTCTGGGATCTCGACACGCCCGAGGACTACGAGCGGTTACTGACGACGCTGGAGACCGGAGATGAATGA
- a CDS encoding YdeI/OmpD-associated family protein, translating to MSNRLPQVDAYIRKAAEFAQPILLQLRERVHASCPEAEEALKWGMPSFLYKGKILCGMAAFKQHCAFHFFHSAMNKAADPAKQGQAMGQMGRITSLKDLPKAVDFRKQIRQAMKLIDDGVKSSMKSTKAPFKVPPDLKAALTKNAKARTTFDAFSPSHKREYVEWITEAKRPETREKRLATTLEWLAEGKPRHWKYQKG from the coding sequence ATGTCCAACCGTCTGCCGCAGGTCGATGCCTACATCCGCAAGGCGGCCGAGTTCGCGCAGCCGATTCTGCTTCAACTCCGCGAACGCGTGCATGCGTCGTGTCCGGAAGCTGAAGAGGCCCTCAAGTGGGGGATGCCGAGCTTTCTCTACAAGGGGAAGATCCTGTGCGGAATGGCGGCCTTCAAACAACATTGCGCGTTCCACTTCTTTCATTCAGCGATGAACAAGGCGGCCGACCCCGCGAAACAGGGACAGGCGATGGGCCAGATGGGACGGATCACGTCGCTCAAGGATCTGCCGAAAGCGGTGGACTTCAGGAAGCAGATCAGACAGGCGATGAAGCTGATCGATGACGGCGTGAAATCGTCAATGAAGTCGACGAAAGCTCCCTTCAAGGTGCCGCCCGATCTGAAGGCGGCCCTCACGAAGAACGCGAAAGCCCGGACGACGTTCGACGCGTTTTCGCCGTCCCACAAGCGCGAATACGTCGAGTGGATCACCGAGGCGAAGCGGCCCGAGACCCGCGAAAAGCGACTCGCGACGACGCTGGAGTGGCTGGCGGAGGGGAAACCGCGGCACTGGAAGTACCAGAAGGGCTGA